A window of the Butyricimonas faecalis genome harbors these coding sequences:
- a CDS encoding LytR/AlgR family response regulator transcription factor, which produces MNAIIIEDEYLAAAELERLLGEVAPSMTILTKLDSVSESVKWLRKNKADVIFMDIHLGDGQSFDIFEQVEIMVPVIFITAYDEYALKAFKYQGIDYILKPFDKEELQQALNKLESLSPVNVPFPVASLAVYQERFLVTVGTKMKSVTVGDVAYFMADGKYLVLFTRDGQNYILDQTISGIEMKLNPAQFFKINRKFIISYNSIKEMVKYSNSRIKIVLTPAPPAGIEAIVSAERIQEFKQWLNQ; this is translated from the coding sequence ATGAATGCAATTATAATTGAAGATGAATACCTTGCAGCGGCAGAATTGGAACGATTGTTGGGAGAGGTGGCCCCGAGCATGACGATATTGACGAAACTGGATTCGGTGAGCGAGAGTGTGAAATGGTTGAGGAAGAATAAGGCTGATGTGATATTTATGGATATTCATCTGGGGGACGGGCAGAGTTTTGATATTTTCGAACAAGTGGAGATTATGGTACCGGTTATTTTTATCACGGCTTATGATGAATACGCACTCAAGGCGTTCAAATATCAGGGGATTGATTATATATTAAAGCCTTTTGATAAAGAGGAGTTGCAGCAGGCATTGAATAAACTGGAATCGCTTTCTCCGGTAAATGTTCCTTTCCCCGTGGCATCGTTGGCCGTGTATCAGGAGCGTTTCCTGGTTACCGTGGGGACGAAGATGAAGTCCGTGACCGTGGGAGATGTTGCCTATTTCATGGCAGACGGGAAGTATCTGGTGCTTTTTACCCGGGACGGGCAAAATTATATCTTGGATCAAACGATCAGTGGTATAGAGATGAAGTTAAATCCGGCACAGTTTTTCAAGATCAACAGGAAATTTATTATCAGCTATAATTCGATCAAGGAAATGGTGAAATACTCCAACAGTCGGATCAAGATTGTGTTAACTCCGGCACCGCCTGCAGGAATAGAGGCCATCGTGAGTGCCGAAAGAATTCAGGAGTTTAAACAATGGCTGAATCAGTGA
- a CDS encoding RagB/SusD family nutrient uptake outer membrane protein → MKRILYIICSIFALSSCNYLDIVPTGKVIPEKVTEFRALLTNGYSAFPRYKYLLSLRSDEVMPIVGDSYYMDYIDFAIWQDNSPNTTVNYPWSSPYKAIFYANSVIEDVMSAEEDTEEDSREQVKGEALLLRAYAHFDLLNLYGKPYKPESAMSDRGIPIATQIDIEQKYEAATVEEVYKQIFADIKEGRELLQVEQQVRNVQYRFSKRSAIALEARVRLYHQDWEDALALAEELIPSCPLENLNEETAGDPALITSKEAILSLEVIGSYYLNGGMHITSQLLGKYNQAGDKRFGMYFKENGNYYVCKREYGNNARITFRSGEIYLIAAEAAAHVEGKLELAKTRLKELIANRLTPDYYAEKAAEIDGMNQNQFIEEIANERARELAIEGHRWFDLRRTTRPSMEKTYVLNGEEREITLTQDDIRYTISFPKEATEANPNLRN, encoded by the coding sequence ATGAAAAGAATATTATATATAATTTGTTCGATATTTGCGCTAAGTTCTTGTAATTACTTGGATATAGTGCCAACCGGTAAGGTTATCCCAGAAAAAGTTACAGAATTTAGAGCTTTGCTCACTAACGGATATAGTGCATTTCCGAGATATAAATATTTGTTATCACTTCGTTCGGATGAAGTAATGCCGATTGTTGGAGATAGCTACTATATGGACTATATAGATTTTGCAATATGGCAGGATAATTCTCCGAATACTACTGTGAACTACCCTTGGAGTAGTCCATATAAGGCGATATTTTATGCCAATAGCGTTATCGAGGATGTCATGTCTGCAGAGGAGGATACGGAAGAAGATTCAAGGGAGCAAGTGAAGGGAGAAGCTTTGTTGCTTAGGGCTTATGCTCATTTTGATTTGTTGAATTTGTATGGAAAGCCCTATAAGCCTGAATCAGCCATGTCTGATAGAGGAATACCAATCGCCACTCAAATAGATATAGAGCAAAAATACGAAGCGGCAACTGTTGAAGAAGTATATAAGCAGATATTTGCGGATATAAAGGAAGGACGGGAGTTATTACAAGTGGAGCAACAAGTCCGGAATGTTCAGTATCGTTTCTCAAAAAGATCTGCTATTGCCCTTGAAGCTAGGGTGAGACTTTACCACCAGGATTGGGAGGATGCTTTAGCATTGGCAGAAGAGTTGATTCCTTCATGTCCTTTGGAAAATTTGAATGAGGAGACGGCGGGTGATCCGGCGTTAATTACCTCTAAAGAGGCAATCTTGTCATTGGAAGTGATTGGTAGTTATTATTTGAATGGAGGGATGCATATTACATCTCAATTGTTGGGAAAATATAATCAAGCGGGAGACAAGCGGTTTGGGATGTATTTTAAAGAAAATGGAAATTATTATGTATGTAAAAGAGAGTACGGTAATAACGCAAGAATTACATTCCGAAGTGGAGAAATATATTTGATAGCAGCAGAAGCGGCAGCTCATGTAGAAGGAAAACTTGAACTTGCAAAAACTCGATTAAAAGAATTGATCGCAAACCGTTTGACTCCGGATTATTATGCGGAAAAAGCTGCGGAGATAGATGGAATGAATCAGAATCAATTCATCGAGGAGATTGCTAATGAACGTGCAAGGGAATTGGCAATAGAGGGGCATCGGTGGTTTGATTTACGTCGTACGACTCGCCCAAGTATGGAGAAAACCTACGTTTTAAATGGTGAAGAAAGAGAAATAACTCTAACACAAGATGATATCCGGTATACCATATCATTCCCGAAAGAAGCTACGGAAGCTAATCCGAATTTGCGCAATTAA
- a CDS encoding SusC/RagA family TonB-linked outer membrane protein: MKKSLLLIALLCPLWLFAQSESDYRTIKGVVMDSVTNETLIGATVMIDPDAAEAKNLGPKGTITDFDGKFELKVPKAVKYVVVSFVGYKNMKLDVTKTTDFKVLLQPDQEQLTEVVVTGYQQIEKRKSTSAIQTVKMDDIKRIGVASIDQLLEGQVAGMTAIPTNGAPGAPSKMRIRSTVSLTGSTDPLWVLDGMILEGNDIPADFNDKDNIDNLYNTSIAGVNPADIESITILKDASATAIYGARAANGVIVVTTKKGAAGKMRVNASAAMFITTKPDLGKLNLMNASEKVDFELGMAANPNLTYQTDRGAVARILAQYDQLGVYRDGGFNAISSEAQQAINKLRTSGTDWGNQVYQNAVNQQYNISVSGGSESTRYYVSAGYYNEKGTTIGTSFERFNGTIKTDFNLRDNLQLGVSLFLSHSKRGSYLSDTDAFTNASNYTRTVNPYLEAKDENGKYVYDEDIDGLKNNEARLKFNILEERKNTDYWLKNFAIKPMLSLNYKPVTWLNLSTQVFMQIEKSSTEKFADQETYFVRKYREFTAYGDNQYFLPDGGIIQNWDDDLSQYQWKLQGEFNKTFEEMHSVNFMAGFEMRGNKTTSIHTKGFGFDSRSLATKPLVFPNGTTSLASDAKFVQYQKTETENRYLSYYMTASYSYDNRYTVFGSMRFDGSNLFGVAKKYKYLPLWALSAAWNVDRESFMSNSDWLSNLKLRVSYGLQGNVDKNTSPFVVGDWNTTTILPGNSEPIISVSSPPNQNLRWEKTKNWNVGVDMGVFDNRISFSVDAYYRKSVDLIGMRSIPQENGFDFSTMNWAEATNKGVEFSLSTVNVRTKDFRWTMDFNIAHNTSNVDKIQVRDDSYTPSLEGHSIGALFKLNTAGLDENGIQMFWKDGQKVSMQDFFKLEDLYGFLTLSNLTAEEYRNLFTYAGTTEPKFTGGFINRFYYKNFDLTISTSFIIDQTMQETPFYNPSATSPGSNYSNRVSQIWSSSNPAGLYPKVLGNSGDDAMIYNWYNSDDPANSFRNYDYWFKNMSYLRVNSIRLGYTLPNDVIKKLRLGSARISFETRNPFVIASSYKGYFDPETWGNIYTQPLPKTFSCGLDITF; this comes from the coding sequence ATGAAGAAAAGTTTATTATTGATTGCGTTATTGTGCCCGCTTTGGCTGTTCGCTCAAAGCGAGAGCGACTATCGTACGATCAAGGGAGTCGTGATGGACTCCGTGACGAACGAGACTTTGATTGGAGCTACGGTAATGATTGACCCGGATGCGGCAGAGGCTAAGAATCTCGGCCCGAAGGGAACGATTACTGACTTTGACGGAAAGTTTGAATTGAAAGTGCCGAAGGCCGTGAAATATGTGGTGGTTAGTTTTGTCGGTTATAAAAATATGAAACTGGACGTGACGAAGACCACGGATTTTAAGGTCCTGTTGCAACCGGATCAGGAGCAGTTGACCGAGGTGGTGGTGACGGGGTATCAACAGATAGAGAAACGTAAGTCGACATCGGCAATTCAGACCGTAAAGATGGATGATATAAAACGTATTGGGGTGGCTAGTATTGACCAATTGTTGGAAGGGCAGGTTGCCGGTATGACGGCAATTCCAACGAACGGAGCCCCAGGAGCCCCTAGTAAAATGCGTATTCGTAGTACCGTTTCTCTAACAGGGAGTACTGATCCACTTTGGGTGTTGGATGGAATGATTTTGGAAGGAAATGATATTCCTGCAGATTTTAATGATAAGGATAACATTGATAATCTATATAATACTTCAATCGCAGGAGTGAATCCGGCAGATATTGAAAGTATTACGATCTTAAAAGATGCTTCAGCCACTGCAATTTATGGAGCTCGTGCAGCAAATGGAGTTATTGTTGTGACAACAAAGAAAGGAGCTGCAGGGAAAATGCGGGTAAATGCTTCGGCAGCAATGTTTATAACGACTAAACCTGATTTAGGGAAATTGAATTTGATGAATGCCTCGGAAAAGGTAGATTTTGAGTTAGGAATGGCTGCTAATCCGAATTTAACCTATCAAACGGATCGAGGTGCTGTTGCTCGTATACTTGCCCAATATGATCAATTAGGAGTTTATCGTGATGGTGGTTTTAATGCAATATCTTCAGAAGCTCAACAAGCAATAAATAAATTGAGAACTTCTGGGACAGACTGGGGAAATCAAGTTTATCAGAATGCCGTGAATCAACAATATAATATAAGTGTTTCCGGAGGGTCTGAGTCAACGCGTTATTATGTTTCTGCCGGTTATTATAATGAGAAGGGAACGACGATTGGTACTAGTTTTGAGCGTTTTAATGGAACAATAAAAACTGATTTTAATTTGAGAGATAATTTGCAATTAGGTGTTTCGTTGTTTTTAAGTCACAGTAAACGGGGAAGTTATCTTTCTGATACGGACGCTTTCACAAATGCCTCTAATTATACGCGAACTGTCAATCCTTATTTGGAAGCAAAAGATGAGAATGGAAAATATGTTTATGACGAGGATATTGATGGTTTAAAGAATAATGAGGCTAGATTGAAGTTTAATATATTGGAAGAACGTAAAAACACGGACTATTGGTTGAAGAATTTTGCGATAAAACCGATGCTTTCATTGAATTATAAACCTGTTACTTGGTTGAATTTATCCACGCAAGTGTTTATGCAAATCGAGAAATCCAGTACGGAAAAATTTGCAGATCAAGAAACATACTTTGTTCGCAAATATAGGGAATTTACAGCCTATGGGGACAATCAGTATTTTTTGCCGGATGGTGGTATAATTCAAAATTGGGATGATGATTTGAGTCAGTATCAGTGGAAGTTACAGGGTGAGTTTAATAAGACTTTCGAGGAGATGCATTCTGTTAATTTCATGGCAGGTTTTGAAATGCGCGGAAATAAAACGACAAGCATTCATACGAAAGGTTTTGGATTTGATTCTCGTTCTTTAGCAACGAAACCTCTTGTATTTCCCAATGGGACAACTTCTTTGGCTTCAGATGCAAAATTTGTGCAATACCAGAAAACTGAAACGGAAAACCGTTACTTGTCATATTATATGACGGCATCTTATTCGTATGACAATAGATATACTGTATTTGGAAGTATGCGTTTTGACGGATCAAATTTGTTCGGTGTTGCCAAGAAGTATAAATATTTACCATTGTGGGCATTGTCTGCAGCTTGGAATGTTGATCGGGAGAGTTTTATGAGTAATTCTGATTGGCTTTCTAATTTGAAATTGCGTGTATCTTATGGATTGCAGGGAAATGTTGACAAGAATACCTCTCCTTTTGTTGTTGGAGATTGGAATACTACGACAATTTTACCAGGAAATTCAGAGCCGATTATTTCCGTATCCTCCCCTCCAAACCAAAATTTGCGTTGGGAAAAGACAAAGAACTGGAATGTGGGAGTGGATATGGGGGTATTTGATAATAGAATCTCGTTCAGTGTCGATGCATATTATCGGAAAAGTGTAGATTTGATTGGAATGCGATCTATTCCTCAAGAAAATGGTTTCGATTTTTCAACCATGAACTGGGCTGAAGCAACAAATAAAGGAGTTGAATTTTCTTTGTCAACGGTAAATGTTCGTACGAAAGATTTCCGTTGGACCATGGATTTTAATATCGCACATAACACAAGTAATGTTGATAAGATTCAGGTGAGAGATGATTCGTATACCCCTTCATTGGAAGGTCATTCTATCGGTGCCTTGTTCAAGTTGAATACGGCAGGTTTGGATGAGAATGGTATACAAATGTTTTGGAAGGATGGTCAGAAAGTTTCTATGCAGGATTTCTTCAAACTTGAGGACCTTTATGGATTTTTGACATTGTCAAATCTGACTGCCGAAGAATATAGAAATCTCTTCACGTATGCAGGAACCACGGAACCGAAATTTACTGGTGGGTTTATAAATCGTTTCTACTATAAGAATTTTGATTTGACAATTAGTACAAGTTTTATCATTGATCAAACTATGCAAGAAACGCCATTTTATAATCCATCTGCGACATCTCCGGGGTCAAATTATTCGAACCGGGTTTCCCAAATTTGGTCATCTTCTAATCCTGCAGGTCTGTATCCTAAAGTGTTAGGAAATAGTGGGGACGATGCGATGATTTATAATTGGTACAATAGCGACGATCCAGCTAATTCGTTTAGGAATTATGACTATTGGTTTAAGAATATGAGTTATTTGAGAGTGAATAGCATCCGATTAGGCTACACGTTACCCAATGACGTTATAAAGAAATTGCGTTTAGGTAGTGCTCGAATTAGTTTTGAAACTCGTAATCCGTTTGTAATAGCATCGAGCTATAAAGGTTATTTTGATCCGGAAACTTGGGGAAATATATACACGCAACCTCTTCCGAAGACGTTCTCTTGTGGTTTAGATATAACATTTTAA
- a CDS encoding MotA/TolQ/ExbB proton channel family protein, which produces MIRAFILAVQTAPASNAGMNLWDMVVMGGWLMIPIFILSIIIIYIACERFWLIRKTGLTDVPFMEKIQETLKTGNTRAALEECEKEASPLAHTIAKGIKISGEDPQEIRQAMEDTANYEVANLERGLPTLATCAGTAPMIGFLGTVVGMVQSFYDMSMAGSSIDIGLLSRGIYTAMITTVAGLIVGIIGQLAYNFLVARVDKIVFRMEHYSSELIEYLRTKNNSKL; this is translated from the coding sequence ATGATTAGAGCTTTTATACTGGCAGTTCAAACTGCACCCGCGAGCAACGCTGGAATGAATTTATGGGACATGGTCGTGATGGGCGGCTGGTTGATGATCCCCATATTTATATTGTCTATTATCATTATCTATATTGCTTGTGAAAGATTCTGGCTTATCCGCAAAACAGGTCTCACGGATGTCCCTTTCATGGAAAAAATACAAGAAACCTTGAAAACCGGTAACACGCGTGCCGCTCTCGAAGAATGTGAAAAAGAAGCCTCCCCGCTAGCACATACCATTGCCAAGGGAATCAAAATAAGTGGCGAAGACCCGCAAGAAATTCGCCAAGCCATGGAAGACACGGCCAATTACGAGGTCGCCAATTTGGAACGAGGTCTCCCGACCTTAGCCACTTGTGCCGGAACCGCACCCATGATCGGTTTCCTGGGAACCGTGGTCGGGATGGTACAATCCTTCTACGATATGTCCATGGCCGGAAGCAGCATCGACATCGGTCTTCTCTCCCGGGGTATCTACACCGCCATGATCACCACCGTAGCCGGGTTGATTGTCGGCATCATCGGCCAACTGGCCTACAACTTTCTCGTAGCCCGTGTGGATAAAATCGTTTTCCGCATGGAACACTACTCCTCTGAACTCATCGAATACCTCCGTACCAAAAACAATTCTAAACTCTAA
- a CDS encoding YeiH family protein yields the protein MSKIQLNKNQKEVLFIVALFLVPFLDPGFALLLGLILSLTIGHPFLTINSRITHILLQISVVGLGFGMNVEQAIEAGKTGILFTIFSIIITIGLGLFFTSKLRVNRDTGFLVSGGTAICGGSAIAALAPVIKAKDKDITVAMGTIFMLNAVALFLFPLIGRWLEMNDHQFGYWCAIAIHDTSSVVGAAKTFSNEALAIATTTKLIRALWIIPISLIAAFFYNKGTNTHSKISIPYFIFFYIVAMIIATYTPQWGHIYTQIVGFAKVGMLFTLFLIGAGLSKDTIKQVGFKPILLGIILWVCISTLSASVIMLL from the coding sequence ATGAGCAAAATTCAACTGAACAAAAATCAAAAGGAAGTACTTTTCATCGTAGCTTTATTTCTTGTACCATTTCTTGACCCGGGATTTGCCCTTTTACTAGGTCTGATTTTATCGCTGACTATCGGTCACCCGTTCTTGACAATCAATAGCCGAATCACGCATATACTTCTCCAAATATCCGTTGTCGGACTAGGTTTTGGTATGAACGTGGAACAAGCCATCGAGGCGGGGAAAACGGGTATCCTATTCACCATATTTTCCATCATTATTACGATCGGGTTAGGATTATTCTTCACCAGCAAACTGAGAGTCAACCGGGACACCGGATTTCTCGTTTCCGGGGGAACCGCCATCTGCGGGGGAAGTGCCATAGCCGCCTTGGCCCCTGTCATTAAAGCCAAAGACAAGGATATCACTGTGGCCATGGGAACCATTTTCATGCTGAACGCCGTGGCGTTATTTCTCTTCCCGCTGATCGGTCGTTGGCTAGAGATGAACGATCACCAATTCGGATACTGGTGTGCCATTGCCATTCACGACACGAGTTCCGTGGTCGGTGCAGCCAAAACATTCAGCAACGAGGCATTGGCTATTGCCACCACAACCAAACTGATCCGAGCCCTTTGGATCATCCCGATCTCACTGATCGCCGCCTTCTTCTATAATAAAGGCACAAATACCCACTCAAAAATATCCATTCCTTACTTTATCTTCTTCTACATTGTCGCCATGATCATCGCAACCTACACACCACAATGGGGACATATCTACACTCAAATCGTGGGATTTGCTAAAGTTGGAATGTTATTCACACTGTTCCTTATCGGTGCCGGCCTCTCCAAAGATACCATCAAACAAGTAGGATTTAAACCAATCTTGTTAGGTATCATCCTTTGGGTCTGCATCAGTACATTATCAGCTAGCGTGATCATGCTACTGTAA
- a CDS encoding fimbrillin family protein — MRTRNLLAFASTITGIILLASCSEQKAWQDGTISPLGGKYPLRLSANVEQVQSRSTGKDAWTGGEEIGVILESQTGKYYITDASGNVEAIDESNTLYWPHTAKAEVKAWYPFDTPTLLDISDQSAGYAAFDILSAQTRGSFNQPVYLNFGHSMSKIAYTLAAADGITEIELNSATVTLLGDAEARIEAGIVAPADQTDGEIKPFHDATAKQGEALVVPQNMKGKPLFKVSIGNNTFVYTPETDEEGNLMAGNCHTYAITVKAAGLEVQRVASNDWGNGGEEKIFSITATKYTANEVKAGDYIYSDGTTSDGGLRARYPNGKGVLVANPKPKPLANKTVVGIVFWTPKDTNPKGRTTPASLTDDKIMAADFPNCTHGLAVSLKDIPTGEKWINMPSYSLTNEFQNREQFTHPRKSDFVSVASGLGPTDPINRILGYQNTQVILAFNALCKSNNEMEWAAQPVEDIANFSKSNPAPKNSTGWFFPSVKELHILCYKDVDNVYLSYNYTFTENRDLVNASLLAAGGEVFYNSQYWSSSEYASYVNGVDYSKYEVIIVDFNRAFPYSTRKTNSARVRAVCAF, encoded by the coding sequence ATGAGAACAAGAAACCTTTTAGCTTTTGCATCCACGATTACGGGTATCATCCTGCTCGCTTCATGCAGCGAGCAGAAGGCATGGCAGGATGGCACTATTTCGCCACTCGGGGGAAAATATCCGCTGCGATTGTCGGCAAACGTGGAACAGGTTCAGAGCCGTAGCACCGGTAAGGACGCATGGACGGGCGGTGAAGAAATTGGTGTCATTTTGGAAAGCCAAACAGGAAAATATTATATCACGGACGCTTCGGGTAATGTAGAAGCGATAGATGAAAGCAACACGCTCTACTGGCCGCACACGGCTAAAGCCGAGGTCAAGGCATGGTACCCATTCGATACTCCGACATTACTCGACATTTCCGACCAGTCGGCGGGCTATGCCGCATTCGACATTCTGTCCGCCCAAACGCGGGGCAGTTTCAATCAGCCCGTTTACCTCAATTTCGGTCACAGTATGTCGAAGATTGCCTACACGCTCGCGGCAGCTGACGGTATTACGGAGATCGAGTTAAACAGTGCAACGGTAACGTTACTCGGTGATGCAGAAGCCCGTATCGAAGCCGGGATAGTGGCTCCCGCAGATCAGACGGACGGAGAGATAAAGCCCTTTCACGATGCGACAGCAAAGCAAGGAGAGGCCCTGGTAGTGCCACAAAACATGAAAGGTAAACCACTTTTCAAGGTAAGCATTGGCAACAACACCTTTGTCTACACCCCCGAAACAGATGAAGAGGGGAATCTCATGGCCGGCAACTGCCACACCTATGCCATCACGGTAAAAGCTGCCGGTTTGGAAGTGCAGAGAGTGGCAAGCAATGACTGGGGTAATGGTGGAGAGGAGAAGATATTCAGCATAACAGCCACGAAATATACCGCCAACGAAGTGAAAGCCGGAGACTATATCTATTCTGACGGAACGACTTCCGACGGAGGATTGCGTGCACGTTATCCTAATGGGAAAGGGGTGCTTGTGGCAAACCCGAAACCAAAGCCCCTGGCAAACAAAACAGTTGTCGGAATCGTATTTTGGACGCCCAAGGATACAAATCCTAAAGGCCGAACAACTCCAGCCTCGCTGACAGATGACAAGATTATGGCAGCAGACTTTCCTAACTGTACACATGGTTTGGCAGTATCTCTCAAAGATATTCCAACAGGGGAAAAGTGGATAAATATGCCCTCTTATTCCTTAACGAATGAATTCCAGAATAGAGAGCAATTCACCCACCCCAGAAAGTCAGATTTTGTTTCCGTCGCCTCGGGTCTCGGTCCGACCGATCCCATCAACAGAATTCTCGGCTATCAGAATACACAAGTGATACTCGCCTTCAACGCGTTGTGCAAATCAAATAACGAAATGGAATGGGCAGCCCAACCTGTCGAAGACATTGCAAACTTCAGCAAATCCAATCCCGCCCCAAAGAACAGTACCGGTTGGTTCTTCCCCTCTGTGAAAGAATTACATATCCTCTGCTACAAGGATGTAGACAATGTTTATCTGAGCTATAATTACACTTTCACCGAAAACCGCGATTTGGTCAACGCCTCTCTTCTTGCGGCCGGTGGCGAAGTTTTTTATAACAGCCAATATTGGTCGTCTTCGGAATACGCATCCTACGTGAATGGTGTAGACTATAGCAAATATGAGGTTATCATCGTGGACTTCAACCGAGCCTTTCCGTACTCCACGCGGAAAACAAACTCGGCCAGAGTTCGTGCCGTGTGTGCCTTTTAG
- a CDS encoding outer membrane beta-barrel protein, with protein sequence MRKLLIISLILFGLSPLVKGQMLNLNYQMSVPLGKMNNYAGKMSFRGMDLEYHYFLNEKFSVGGMIGWNTFYKDKGKVTGDFLFKGSKDIHTITGYQYRYINTVPIMVMGRYWLTDQNTMFRPYLGLGLGTSWTELKTDLGQFTAKDARWQFAFAPEIGTIIPVNDQFAFNIGAKYTYGTKSGRVDAMQNFTISIGIVFMGN encoded by the coding sequence ATGAGAAAGTTATTAATTATATCGCTCATACTATTCGGGCTTAGCCCATTAGTAAAAGGACAAATGCTGAACTTAAACTACCAGATGTCTGTTCCACTTGGGAAGATGAATAACTATGCTGGCAAAATGAGTTTCCGGGGTATGGATCTTGAATACCATTATTTCCTCAACGAGAAATTCTCTGTCGGGGGTATGATCGGTTGGAACACATTCTACAAAGATAAAGGCAAGGTAACAGGCGATTTCCTGTTCAAAGGCAGTAAAGACATTCATACCATCACCGGTTATCAATATCGTTACATCAACACGGTGCCCATCATGGTCATGGGACGTTACTGGTTGACGGATCAGAACACCATGTTCAGGCCTTACCTGGGACTTGGATTAGGTACCAGTTGGACGGAACTAAAAACCGATTTAGGGCAATTCACTGCCAAGGATGCGAGATGGCAATTCGCTTTCGCTCCTGAAATAGGTACCATTATTCCTGTCAACGACCAATTTGCATTCAACATCGGGGCCAAATACACCTACGGAACCAAATCTGGAAGAGTGGATGCCATGCAAAACTTCACGATCAGCATAGGTATCGTCTTTATGGGCAATTAA
- a CDS encoding ExbD/TolR family protein, translated as MAIKRKSKINPNFNMSSMTDIFFLLLLFFMISSTLINPNALKLLLPKSTNQTSDKPVTVVSIDKNYTFYLNEKVIPFSMLERRLVEELRELEDPCISLQADKSVPLEQIVKVMNIAKDHNYRLILSTEPE; from the coding sequence ATGGCAATAAAACGTAAAAGCAAGATCAATCCGAATTTCAACATGTCGTCCATGACCGACATATTTTTCCTATTGCTGCTATTCTTCATGATTTCCTCGACGTTGATCAATCCCAACGCATTGAAATTATTATTGCCCAAAAGCACGAACCAAACTTCGGATAAACCTGTCACGGTCGTGTCCATTGACAAAAACTACACGTTCTACTTGAACGAAAAAGTAATCCCGTTCTCCATGTTGGAGCGTCGACTCGTGGAAGAATTGCGAGAGTTGGAAGATCCGTGCATCTCTCTTCAGGCAGATAAATCTGTTCCCTTGGAACAAATCGTGAAAGTGATGAACATTGCCAAAGATCACAACTACCGCCTTATCCTAAGCACGGAACCCGAATAG
- a CDS encoding DUF4136 domain-containing protein produces the protein MKRLLFLSFIGLFAQFLVSCYPGGADNVEEMDVAITNYDRNADFTKYTTFSLPDTIVYFVAKGETPNHEFDAQILQLVKDNFTQLGYTYIEPTSEADQQPSFIVTVSAFSNVNYYYGTDYWYNYWGWYPGWNWIWGPTWGPGWGPSYPWYPVTVYSYRSGSIVIDMIATDQEATTTKKVPVLWSGIADGLLQGSNQSIIDRMETTIDQCFIQSPYLKK, from the coding sequence ATGAAACGTTTATTATTTTTATCATTCATCGGGCTGTTTGCACAGTTTCTGGTATCATGCTATCCCGGAGGCGCTGACAACGTGGAGGAGATGGACGTTGCCATAACGAATTATGACAGAAATGCGGACTTCACCAAGTACACCACATTCTCGCTCCCCGACACGATTGTTTATTTCGTGGCAAAAGGAGAAACTCCGAACCACGAATTCGACGCACAAATCTTACAACTGGTAAAAGACAACTTTACCCAACTCGGATACACCTACATCGAACCGACTAGCGAGGCCGATCAACAACCGAGTTTCATTGTCACCGTATCAGCTTTCTCTAACGTGAACTACTATTACGGCACTGACTACTGGTATAACTACTGGGGTTGGTATCCGGGCTGGAACTGGATCTGGGGTCCGACATGGGGTCCGGGATGGGGTCCTTCATACCCGTGGTACCCGGTAACGGTGTACTCTTACAGAAGTGGTTCCATCGTGATTGACATGATCGCAACCGATCAGGAAGCCACTACAACCAAGAAAGTTCCTGTACTCTGGAGCGGTATCGCCGACGGTTTGTTACAAGGATCAAACCAATCTATTATTGACAGAATGGAAACGACAATTGACCAGTGTTTCATCCAGTCACCGTATTTGAAAAAATAG